The DNA segment AAAGAGATGGACATGATCAACAAGGCGTTTATCGAGACGATGGTGGAGGGCGATGCCAACGGCCGCGGCTTCCAGTACCCGATCCCGACGTATTCGATTACCGAAGATTTTGACTGGTCCGACACGGAGAACAACCGGCTCCTGTTTGAGATGACTTCCAAATACGGGACGCCTTATTTTTCCAACTACATCAACAGCGACATGAAGCCCAGCGATGTCCGCAGCATGTGCTGCCGCCTTCGCCTGGATCTTCGTGAACTAAGAAAGAAGACCGGCGGCTTCTTCGGTTCCGGTGAGAGCACCGGCTCTGTGGGCGTCGTCACGATCAATATCCCGCGGATTGCTTATCTGGCAAAGGATGAGGAAGACTTCTACGACCGCCTCGATCATATGATGGATGTGGCGGCACGTTCCTTAAAGATCAAGCGCGAGGTCATCACAAAGCTTTTGGACGGCGGGCTGTACCCGTACACGAAGCGGTACCTGGGCACCTTCGCAAACCACTTCTCCACCATCGGCCTCATCGGCATGAACGAGGCCTGCCTCAACGCAAAATGGATCCGGAAGGATCTGGTGAGCCCCGAGGCGCAGAAGTTCACGAAGGATGTGTTAAACCACATGAGGGATCGCCTGATCATCTATCAGGAGGAGTACGGCGATCTCTACAACCTGGAGGCGACGCCGGCCGAGTCCACCACCTACCGTCTTGCAAAGCATGACAAGGCGAAGTACCCGGACATCATCACGGCAGGCTGTGAAAAAGACGGAACGCCCTACTATACCAACAGCTCCCATCTCCCGGTTGGCTACACGGCAGACGTATTTGACGCCCTGGACATTCAGGACGAGCTTCAGACTCTCTATACGTCGGGAACCGTGTTCCATGCGTTCCTGGGCGAAAAGCTTCCGGACTGGAAGGCGGCGGCCAAGCTGGTGCGTACTATTGCGGAAAACTACAAGCTTCCGTATTATACGCTGTCTCCCACCTACTCCATCTGCAAGGAGCACGGCTATCTGACCGGCGAGCATTTCACCTGCCCGGTCTGCGGCGAGAAGGCAGAGGTGTACAGCCGGATCACAGGCTACTACCGTCCGGTTCAGAACTGGAACGATGGAAAGACGCAGGAATACAAGGACCGCAGGCTCTATGATGTGGGCCATTCCGTACTGAAGCGGAATCCGGAGGCGTCTGTGAAGATTTCGGACGCTATCCGCGAGGCCAGAGAAAAGGTGCGCGAGGCAAAAATGGAGCAGAAGGAAGAGGCCGCAAAGGGAAATAAGACGGTCTTTGAGGGCAGCAGGGCCTTCCTGTTTACGACGAAGACATGCCCGAACTGCAAAATTGCAAAGGAATTTTTGAAGGATGAAGAGTATGAGGCCATCGACGCTGAGGAAAACCCGGAGCTTTCCAATGAGTACGGGATCATGCAGGCGCCGACGCTGGTTCTCATTAAAGACGGAAAAATTGAAAAATTCGTGAATGCATCCAATATTAAGAGGTACGTGGACGCGAAGAAAAACTAAAGAAATGCCTGCTCCCATCACCGGGTGGGAGAGTAAAAGGCGTTCAAGATTCTGCCGCAGGTACGGTATGCCGGCCGGCATGCCCAAGGCAGGATCCTGGGCGCCTTTTTCTGCCCGGTATGACGTCGCGGGCAAGCCGGCAGCCGCTGGCGCCGGAGAAAGGAAGGGTAATTATGGGCGGTGTGAAGGGAAGGGCGAAGGAGCTGTGGCTCGATTTCCTGTATGATGTGGCCGGAGGATTTCTCCAGGCCGTCGGGCTCCATTGTTTTATCGACAGCATTGACATTGCGCCGGGCGGCGCCACGGGTATTGCGATTCTGGCAAACCGGTTCACAGGTCTTCCGATTGGTACCCTGACCTTTTTGGTCAATATCCCGCTTTTGATCGCATCCTGGCTTTTTCTCGGAAAGATGCGTACGGTCAAGACATTAAAGACGGTTGCAATCCTGACGGTAATCCTGGACTTTATCGTCACGCCGTATATTCCCGTCTATACAGGCGATAAAATGGTCTCCTGCCTGTTCGGCGGCGTGCTGGTGGGGGCCAGTCTGGCGCTTGTGTTCATGCGGGGCTCTACGACCGGCGGAGGCGATATTGCGGCCAAGCTTCTCCAGAAATTCAGGCCCCACATGCGTACCGGGAATGCCGTGATGGCGACGGACCTTGTCATCATCGCGGCCTCTATGGCTGTGTTCGGGAACATGGAATCCGGCCTTTACGGCATGATTAACATGGTCGTCAGCACGTATGTGATCGACCTGATCCTTTACGGCATGAACAAGAGTACCATGGTGATGGTGATCTCGCCGGAAAGCAGCGTGATTGCCGACCGGCTGATGCATGCTTTGGGGCGCGGCTGTACCTTTTTAAAAAGCCGCGGTGCCTACTCGAAGCTGGAGGGGGAGATGTTAATCTGCGTCGTGGACAGGAAGCAGTTTTACATGGCAAAGAAGATCATTTATGAGGTGGACGGTGATGCGTTTGTGATCGTTTCTGAGGCGAGAGAGGTGTACGGAGAGGGCTTTTTAGACTCCGAATGGGAGGCATGATTTCTGTTGACACAACCGACAAAATTCGGTATAATTTTCCATGAAAGGAGGAATGCTCATGTTGGATACGAAAGATATTGAGATGATTTCTTCTATCATGAAGACGGCGATCCAGCCGTTGGAAGCCGAAGTCAGGGATGCCAGGAAGGAAGTCCAGAGCGTGACGGGTGAGGTTCGGACGATGAAGGACAAAGTCGAGAACGTGACGGGCGAAGTCCGGAACATGGCGGCTCACATTCGAATCATGAGGAGCGAAGTCCAGAACCTGAAGGACGGACAGAAGTTTCTCCGCAAGGATGTGGACGACCTGAAAAAAGGCTTCAACAGGATGGAAAGAGAAATGCGAAAGATGAAAGACCAGATGTACGCGGTGGATGCGAAGATCAAGCAGATGAGCCACGAATTTGTGGATCTCAGGCTGGAGATCATCGGCAGGGAGAGCAGACAGGAAAGGGAAATCCGCCTGCTGAAGGATGCTCAGGAGACGATTATCAAAGCCCTGGAGCGCAACCAGATTCTTCCAATCGCCAACTAGAACACCGGCTGCCGGGTATCGGAACCGGCACAGCATGTTCCATCTGATACAAAAGATAAAGGAAGACGGGCAGAGAGCGGAAGCTTTTTCCCGTCTTTTTTGGTACACAAGCCCAACGGGCTTAAGCAGAACAAAAGGAGGCGCCTATGGAACTTCGGGTCTTAAAATATTTCCTGGCGGTTGCCAGAGAGGAAAACATCACAAAGGCAGCCCAGATGCTGCATTTGACGCAGCCGACCCTTTCCAGACAGATGATGCAGCTGGAGGAGGAGCTGGGAGTGAGGCTGTTCATCCGCGGGAACCACAGCATTATACTGACAGAGGACGGCCTGCTTTTAAAGCGCCGCGCTCAGGAACTTCTTTCCCTGGCAGATAAGACGAGACGGGAGTTTCTGCACAAGGAAGCCGGCCTGGCCGGGGAAATCATGATCGGAAGCGGTGAATTCCGGAGCACGAGGGAGTTTGCCAGGATCATGGTGGAATTCCAGAAAAAGCATCCTCTCGTGAAATATCAGATTTACAGCGGAAATGCCGATAATATCAGGGATTCTATCGAGCGGGGGCTTCTGGATCTCGGGGTGATGGGAGAGCCGGTGGATATCCGCAAATATGAATTTCTGCCCATGCCGGTGAAGGAGCGGTGGGGCATTCTGGTGAGGGAGGACTCCAGTCTGGCGGAGAAGGAGCAGATACGGCCCGAGGATCTCCTGGGGATTCCGTTAGTAACGGCTTCGAGGGATTTTCAGGGCGAGCTCTCCGGATGGTTCGGCGGACTGTTTGAGAAGATGGAGATTGCGGCATCGGGGAACCTGCTTTACAATGAGGCCATGCTGGTGGAAAATGGTATGGGAGCCGTGCTCTGCATCCAATTAAACTGCTGCTACGAAGGGCTCCGTTTCATTCCGCTTTTCCCTGCCGTCGAATCCAGGACGGCCCTTGTCTGGAAAAAAGACTCGGTTTTTTCGCCGGCGACTGCTGCTTTCCTGGATTTTGCATCCCAATGCCTGAAGGGCATTTCTGAAGATAAAATGTAAGTATTAGACATATGAAATCAAGCACGTTACAATAAAGGTGTTCCAGGACGGAGCACCTTTCTTTTATGCAGCAGGAAAACAGCATTCATGGAAGGCCAGGTGAGAAAATGACAATTTATGAGGCAAGCGAGCGTTACAGCATCCCCCTGGAGGTTCTCCGGGAGTATGAGCGGTGGGGGCTGTGCGGTGTGGTAAAAAAGGTCATGGGGGCATGGCAGTACGATGACGAAGACATAAAGCGACTGAGTATGATTTTGACTCTGCACGATGTCGGTTTTTCCAACGAGGAGACGGAAAGCTATATGCGGCTTCTTTTGGAGGGGAGCGATACGGAGGAGGAGCGGTTGGAAATGCTCCGGCGCCACCGGGACAGCACGCTGGATGAGATCCATTTTAAACAGAAGCAGCTTGACCGTCTGGATTACCTTCGGTATCAGATCCGGAAGGCCAGCGAGGAAAAAACAAAAAAGAAATCATGAAGCAGGAAAGGAGAATGGGATATGAGAAGAAAAATCATGACGGCTGTCTTGGCCGCATTTATGGTGCTGGGGCTTTCCGGCTGTCAGAAGGAGAGCGCCGCGGCCGTTCAGGCCCAGAATCAGGAGACAGGCAGCAGCCAGGCGGAAACGGAAGCCGAGACGGTGGAGCCAGCGCCGTCTGAAAACGCCTCCCAGGCGGAAGCACCGGCGGACGGCGCCAATGCGCTGATCGTCTATTTCTCCTGGTCGGGAAACACGGAATCCGTGGCAAAGGAGATCCAGGCGCAGACGGGAGCCGATCTTTTTGAGATTGTTCCGGCAGAGCCCTATACGGAGGATTACAATGCCCTCCTGGAAATCGCACAGGAAGAGCAGGCGAGCGACGCCCGTCCTGCTATCTCCGGGGAAGTGGAGAATTTTGAGAAATATGACGTGGTTTACTTTGGGTATCCTAAAATGGAGTATGGTTTTCTTTGTGTATAGTGTGTATTAAGTGGATTTTATGAGAGAGAAAAGAACTGCATACACAATAATGGATAAGGTTTGTGTATGGCGTTGAGGATACAGATATATTGTATAGGAGGTTAGTTTCCATGAGAAAGCGTGGTTTATTATTACTTGCGATATGTGCGATGATGGGTGTGCTGGCAGGTTGCAGTTCGGGAAATGAACAGGAGGTCAGTACCGGGCAAGAGGTTCAAACCAGTGCAGTGACTGAGCCGGAATTAGAAAACAGTGTGCCTGTGTCAGAGGAAGCGGTTTCAGAAGGGGATGATTCTGGAGAAACGG comes from the Eubacteriaceae bacterium Marseille-Q4139 genome and includes:
- a CDS encoding ribonucleoside triphosphate reductase — encoded protein: MIQVIKRDGEVAEFNLSKITEAIKKAFKATKKEYTDEILGLLSLRVTADFQGKMEDGKISVEQIQDSAEHVLEESGYTDVAKAYILYRKQRERIRNMKNTILDYKDVVNGYVKVEDWRVKENSTVTYSVGGLILSNSGAITANYWLSEIYDQEIAEAHRSGDIHLHDLSMLTGYCAGWSLKQLIQEGLGGIPGKITSSPAKHLSVLCNQMVNFLGIMQNEWAGAQAFSSFDTYLAPFVKADSLDYPAVKKCIESFIYGVNTPSRWGTQAPFSNITLDWTVPDDMANMPAIVGGKEMDFTYGDCKKEMDMINKAFIETMVEGDANGRGFQYPIPTYSITEDFDWSDTENNRLLFEMTSKYGTPYFSNYINSDMKPSDVRSMCCRLRLDLRELRKKTGGFFGSGESTGSVGVVTINIPRIAYLAKDEEDFYDRLDHMMDVAARSLKIKREVITKLLDGGLYPYTKRYLGTFANHFSTIGLIGMNEACLNAKWIRKDLVSPEAQKFTKDVLNHMRDRLIIYQEEYGDLYNLEATPAESTTYRLAKHDKAKYPDIITAGCEKDGTPYYTNSSHLPVGYTADVFDALDIQDELQTLYTSGTVFHAFLGEKLPDWKAAAKLVRTIAENYKLPYYTLSPTYSICKEHGYLTGEHFTCPVCGEKAEVYSRITGYYRPVQNWNDGKTQEYKDRRLYDVGHSVLKRNPEASVKISDAIREAREKVREAKMEQKEEAAKGNKTVFEGSRAFLFTTKTCPNCKIAKEFLKDEEYEAIDAEENPELSNEYGIMQAPTLVLIKDGKIEKFVNASNIKRYVDAKKN
- a CDS encoding YitT family protein, with the protein product MGGVKGRAKELWLDFLYDVAGGFLQAVGLHCFIDSIDIAPGGATGIAILANRFTGLPIGTLTFLVNIPLLIASWLFLGKMRTVKTLKTVAILTVILDFIVTPYIPVYTGDKMVSCLFGGVLVGASLALVFMRGSTTGGGDIAAKLLQKFRPHMRTGNAVMATDLVIIAASMAVFGNMESGLYGMINMVVSTYVIDLILYGMNKSTMVMVISPESSVIADRLMHALGRGCTFLKSRGAYSKLEGEMLICVVDRKQFYMAKKIIYEVDGDAFVIVSEAREVYGEGFLDSEWEA
- a CDS encoding LysR family transcriptional regulator, giving the protein MELRVLKYFLAVAREENITKAAQMLHLTQPTLSRQMMQLEEELGVRLFIRGNHSIILTEDGLLLKRRAQELLSLADKTRREFLHKEAGLAGEIMIGSGEFRSTREFARIMVEFQKKHPLVKYQIYSGNADNIRDSIERGLLDLGVMGEPVDIRKYEFLPMPVKERWGILVREDSSLAEKEQIRPEDLLGIPLVTASRDFQGELSGWFGGLFEKMEIAASGNLLYNEAMLVENGMGAVLCIQLNCCYEGLRFIPLFPAVESRTALVWKKDSVFSPATAAFLDFASQCLKGISEDKM
- a CDS encoding MerR family transcriptional regulator encodes the protein MTIYEASERYSIPLEVLREYERWGLCGVVKKVMGAWQYDDEDIKRLSMILTLHDVGFSNEETESYMRLLLEGSDTEEERLEMLRRHRDSTLDEIHFKQKQLDRLDYLRYQIRKASEEKTKKKS